One Solanum lycopersicum chromosome 2, SLM_r2.1 genomic region harbors:
- the LOC101265085 gene encoding uncharacterized protein has translation MGNCQAAEAATVVIQHPGNKIERIYWSISAHEVMSSNPGHYVALVITSPTGRTHNGSPVRQLKLLRPGDTLLLGQVYRLICFEDVLKEFAAKKCVKLGKLLRESGGLVLDSKKISVDSSAVKNKPKMVNGIPAKMEHETYQNGSSSSSGQRSVGRHHGGVGQWKPALQSIAEIGT, from the exons ATGGGGAATTGCCAAGCGGCAGAGGCAGCAACTGTAGTGATTCAACATCCAGGCAATAAAATTGAGAGGATTTACTGGTCTATAAGTGCACATGAAGTCATGAGTTCGAATCCTGGCCACTACGTCGCCCTTGTTATCACTTCTCCAACGGGGAGAACACACAACGGTTCGCCCGTCAGGCAGCTTAAGCTTCTCCGCCCCGGAGATACTTTGCTTCTTGGACAAGTTTATCGACTCATCTGCTTCgaag atgtACTAAAAGAGTTTGCTGCAAAGAAGTGCGTGAAACTTGGCAAGTTGCTCAGGGAAAGTGGAGGCCTTGTTCTCGATTCAAAGAAAATCTCCGTCGATTCTTCAGCAGTGAAAAACAAGCCCAAAATGGTGAATGGAATCCCAGCTAAG ATGGAACATGAAACTTATCAAAATGGAAGCAGTAGCAGCAGTGGGCAAAGAAGTGTGGGAAGGCATCATGGTGGTGTGGGGCAATGGAAACCAGCCTTACAGAGTATTGCAGAGATTGGAACTTGA
- the LOC101264773 gene encoding desmethyl-deoxy-podophyllotoxin synthase — MEIQHSNFAMLIAFLLFVAIALKLWKKSKIQYKLPPGPRKLPFIGNLHQLSSSLPHHTFKNLSNKYGPMMHLQLGEVSAVIVSSPQVAKEVLKTHDLIFANRPQLLSVQILSNNSPTLSFSPYGANWRQLRKVCVLELLSAKRVQSFESIREEEVDNLIEAISLIQPQVPIDISEMIFSMTNNITARAAFGKKCKHKDEFIKAMKTITELSGGFDIPDLFPSLKIFHSLSGVKPALEKVHQKVDKIFEDIIQEHKENKRDMSSNMLYKEDLVDVLLRVQESGDLEIPISRNTLKSVILEMFIGGTDTSSTVLEWAISEMMKNPQVMEKAQAEVREVFKGKSKITESEIQKLDYIKMVIKETLRMHPPLPLLLPREAIEKCEIGGYDIPAKTKVIINAWAIGRHPQHWENAECFEPERFQDLDLDFVGTNLEYIPFGGGRRMCPGSLFGIANVELPLAKLLFHFDWELPDGIEASDLDMTETFGATVGRKNDLYLVAKPHISKS, encoded by the exons ATGGAGATTCAACACTCCAATTTTGCTATGCTTATTGCCTTCCTTCTCTTTGTAGCCATAGCTCTGAAGCTATGGAAAAAATCCAAAATTCAGTATAAACTCCCTCCAGGTCCTAGAAAACTACCATTTATTGGGAATTTGCATCAATTATCTAGCTCATTGCCTCACCATACTTTTAAGAATTTGTCAAACAAATATGGTCCCATGATGCACCTACAACTTGGTGAAGTTTCAGCTGTTATAGTATCATCACCACAAGTGGCAAAAGAGGTACTGAAGACTCATGACTTAATCTTTGCTAATAGGCCACAACTTCTTTCTGTACAGATTCTAAGCAACAACAGTCCTACCCTTTCATTCTCTCCTTATGGGGCTAATTGGAGACAGCTTAGAAAAGTATGTGTCTTGGAGCTTTTAAGTGCAAAGCGGGTTCAATCATTTGAGTCAATAAGGGAAGAGGAAGTTGATAATCTTATTGAAGCAATTTCATTGATACAGCCACAAGTTCCTATTGATATTAGTGAAATGATATTCTCGATGACGAATAACATAACTGCCAGGGCAGCCTTTGGTAAGAAATGCAAACACAAAGATGAGTTTATTAAAGCTATGAAAACAATTACAGAGCTATCAGGAGGTTTTGATATACCAGATTTATTTCCTTCCTTGAAAATTTTCCACTCATTAAGTGGAGTGAAGCCTGCACTCGAGAAAGTACATCAAAAGGTTGATAAAATCTTTGAGGATATAATACAAGAGCATAAGGAAAACAAGAGAGATATGAGCAGTAACATGCTGTATAAGGAAGATTTGGTTGATGTTCTACTTAGGGTTCAAGAAAGTGGTGATTTAGAAATCCCCATATCAAGAAACACTCTCAAATCTGTCATTTTG GAAATGTTCATAGGGGGAACAGACACATCATCGACAGTTTTAGAGTGGGCTATTTCTGAAATGATGAAGAATCCACAAGTGATGGAAAAAGCACAAGCTGAGGTGAGAGAGGTTTTCAAAGGGAAAAGTAAAATTACAGAATCGGAAATTCAAAAGTTAGATTATATAAAAATGGTTATCAAAGAGACACTACGAATGCATCCACCATTACCGTTGTTACTACCAAGAGAAGCTATAGAAAAATGTGAAATTGGTGGCTATGACATACCTGCAAAAACCAAAGTCATCATCAATGCATGGGCAATAGGTAGACATCCACAACACTGGGAAAATGCTGAATGCTTTGAACCAGAAAGATTCCAAGATTTAGACTTGGATTTCGTAGGGACTAATCTTGAGTACATACCATTTGGAGGTGGCAGAAGGATGTGTCCAGGGTCATTATTTGGAATTGCAAATGTTGAACTTCCACTTGCCAAATTACTATTTCATTTCGACTGGGAACTCCCTGATGGAATTGAAGCAAGTGACCTTGACATGACAGAGACTTTTGGTGCAACCGTTGGAAGGAAGAATGATTTGTACTTGGTTGCAAAACCTCATATTTCCAAATCCTAA
- the LOC101264475 gene encoding probable amino-acid acetyltransferase NAGS1, chloroplastic, with product MAAFCGNSIWTPQARNCFQRGITCSNSLKFLPFQFSCCKRLWGRSLKCRVLGETDDVGFEVSSAIKDDLFVGFFREAWPYFLAHRGSTFVVLISAEIVDSPHLDHLLMDISLLHGLGIKFVLVPGTHVQIDRLLTERGSEAKYVGRYRITDPDSLEAAMDTSGRIRLMIEAKLSPGPSLTGVRRHGDNSRWHDSVGVASGNFLSAKKRGVVEGIDYSSTGEVKKIDVSRIRERLDQDSIVLLSNLGYSSSGEVLNCNTYEVATACALALGAEKLICIIDGPILDESSRLIRFLTLQDADMLVRRRAEQSETAANYVKAVSQEDFNRLGYHGSNGSLPSQNGDVYSQRYNPTFQNGIGFDNGNGLWSSEQGFAIGGQEKLSRSNGYLSELAAAAFVCRGGVQRVHLLDGTIGGVLLKELFQRDGVGTMVASDLYEGARMARVSDVPGIKQLLQPLEESGTLIRRTEEELVKALHSFIIVEREGHIIACAALFPYFEEKCGEVAAIAVSPDCRGQGQGDKLLDYIEKKASSLGLQMLFLLTTRTADWFVRRGFSECSIDHIPEQRRKKINLARRSKYYMKKLLPDKSGIRIDCTFA from the exons ATGGCTGCTTTTTGTGGCAACAGTATTTGGACTCCTCAAGCTCGAAATTGTTTTCAGCGGGGAATAACTTGTTCTAATTCGTTAAAGTTTTTACCTTTTCAATTTAGTTGTTGTAAGAGATTGTGGGGTAGGTCATTGAAGTGCAGGGTTTTGGGCGAAACGGACGATGTGGGATTTGAAGTGAGTAGTGCCATAAAAGACGACCTATTTGTTGGTTTTTTCAGAGAAGCATGGCCTTATTTTCTTGCACATCGAGGAAGCACGTTTGTTGTTTTAATCTCAGCTGAAATTGTTGATAGCCCTCATTTGGATCATCTTCTCATG GATATCTCCCTTCTTCATGGTCTGGGAATCAAATTTGTTCTTGTGCCAGGAACTCATGTTCAGATTGACCGGCTTCTGACTGAAAGGG GAAGTGAGGCCAAGTATGTAGGCCGCTACAGAATTACAGACCCTGATTCACTCGAGGCAGCTATGGATACATCCGGAAGAATTCGTCTTATGATAGAGGCAAAGTTGTCACCTGGCCCTTCATTGACTGGTGTCCGCCGACATGGAGATAATAGTCGCTGGCATGATAGTGTTGGTGTTGCCAGTGGTAATTTTCTATCAGCGAAG AAAAGAGGAGTTGTCGAAGGAATTGATTATTCTTCAACTGGTGAAGTAAAGAAGATAGATGTTTCTCGAATTCGCGAGAGGCTTGATCAGGATTCCATAGTGCTATTGAGCAATCTTGGTTATTCCAGCTCTGGAGAAGTATTAAACTGCAA CACATACGAAGTTGCAACAGCTTGTGCCTTAGCTCTAGGAGCAGAAAAACTAATTTGTATCATAGACGGCCCAATTCTTGATGAGTCGAGCCGTCTGATTCGTTTCTTAACTCTTCAAGATGCTGATATGCTGGTCCGCAGACGAGCTGAGCAAAGTGAGACTGCTGCTAATTATGTAAAAGCTGTTAGTCAGGAGGACTTCAATCGTTTAGGTTACCATGGTTCCAATGGATCGCTCCCTTCCCAAAATGGCGATGTTTATAGCCAAAGATATAATCCGACATTTCAGAATGGCATTGGTTTTGACAATGGAAATGGGCTTTGGTCTAGTGAACAAGGTTTTGCCATTGGAGGACAAGAGAAACTAAGCCGATCAAATGGTTATCTCTCAGAATTAGCTGCTGCTGCTTTTGTTTGCCGA GGAGGTGTTCAAAGAGTGCACCTGCTGGATGGCACTATTGGTGGAGTTTTATTAAAGGAATTGTTCCAAAGAGATGGAGTTGGGACAATGGTTGCTAG CGATCTTTATGAAGGAGCACGGATGGCCAGGGTGTCAGATGTTCCTGGAATAAAGCAGTTGTTACAACCTCTGGAAGAGTCTGGAACATTGATCAGAAGAACTGAGGAAGAG CTGGTGAAAGCACTGCATTCATTCATTATTGTGGAGAGAGAGGGTCATATTATAGCATGTGCAGCTCTCTTTCCTTACTTTGAAGAAAAATGTGGGGAGGTTGCTGCTATTGCTGTTTCTCCGGATTGTCGTGGCCAAGGACAGGGAGACAAGTTACTCG ATTACATTGAAAAGAAAGCATCTTCTCTTGGATTGCAAATGCTCTTCCTTCTAACAACTCGCACAGCTGATTG GTTTGTGAGGCGTGGCTTTTCTGAATGTTCCATTGATCATATACCAGagcaaagaaggaaaaaaatcaatCTCGCCCGTAGATCAAAGTATTACATGAAGAAGCTGCTACCCGATAAAAGTGGTATACGTATCGATTGCACCTTCGCGTAG
- the LOC101264166 gene encoding NADH dehydrogenase [ubiquinone] iron-sulfur protein 4, mitochondrial, with product MASSLRRLATHSSQAAWRSSVTPLCRQFASEALVEIKPGEIGMVSGIPDEHLRRRVVIFSPARTASQQGSGKVGRWKINFMSTQKWENPLMGWTSTGDPYANVGDSALSFESEEAAKAFAEKHGWEYTVKKRHTPLLKIKSYADNFKWKGPPKAAE from the exons ATGGCTAGCTCTCTCCGACGACTAGCGACGCATTCCTCTCAAGCCGCCTGGCGATCTTCTGTGACGCCGCTATGTAGACAATTTGCGTCAGAAGCGTTGGTCGAAATCAAGCCCGGAGAGATCGGTATGGTCTCTGGTATTCCAGATGAACATCTTCGTAGAAGG GTTGTGATTTTCTCTCCTGCTCGGACTGCTAGTCAACAAGGCTCTGGAAAAGTTGGCAGATGGAAAATCAATTTCATGTCTACCCAGAA ATGGGAGAATCCATTGATGGGGTGGACATCCACAGGGGATCCATATGCCAATGTTGGTGATTCAGCTCTTAGTTTTGAGAGTGAAGAAGCTGCAAAAGCATTCGCTGAAAAGCATGGTTGGGAATATACG GTGAAGAAACGACACACACCATTGTTAAAG ATCAAGTcatatgcggacaactttaagtggAAGGGACCTCCCAAGGCAgcagaataa